A region of Acidimicrobiales bacterium DNA encodes the following proteins:
- the rplB gene encoding 50S ribosomal protein L2 gives MAIRKRKPTSPGRRFQTVSDFSEITTTKPEKSLLEPKHGTGGRNSQGRKTSRHRGGGHKQQYRRVDFRRNKDGVPAKVASIEYDPNRTCRIALLHYVDGAKSYILAPRGLKVGDRVQSGQGADIRPGNALPMRYIPVGTVVHNVELRPGGGGKMGRSAGTAIQLVAKEGVYATLRLPSSEMRRVPIDCRATVGEVGNSEHELVKIGKAGRNRWKGVRPQTRGVAMNPVDHPLGGGEGKTSGGRPPVSPWGKPEGRTRNKKKPSQQLIVRRRRGRGQRR, from the coding sequence ATGGCCATCCGCAAGCGCAAGCCCACCAGCCCCGGTCGCCGTTTCCAGACCGTCTCCGACTTCTCGGAGATCACCACCACCAAGCCCGAGAAGTCACTGCTCGAGCCCAAGCACGGCACCGGTGGCCGCAACAGCCAGGGCCGCAAGACGTCGCGCCACCGCGGCGGCGGCCACAAGCAGCAGTACCGCCGGGTCGACTTCCGTCGCAACAAGGACGGCGTGCCGGCCAAGGTCGCCTCGATCGAGTACGACCCGAACCGCACGTGCCGGATCGCGCTGCTGCACTACGTCGACGGCGCCAAGTCGTACATCCTCGCCCCCCGCGGGCTGAAGGTCGGCGATCGGGTGCAGAGCGGCCAGGGTGCCGACATCCGACCCGGCAACGCGCTGCCGATGCGCTACATCCCCGTGGGTACGGTCGTTCACAACGTGGAGCTCCGCCCGGGCGGCGGCGGCAAGATGGGTCGGTCCGCCGGTACGGCGATCCAGCTCGTCGCCAAGGAAGGCGTGTACGCGACGCTGCGCCTCCCGAGCTCCGAGATGCGCCGCGTCCCGATCGACTGCCGGGCCACGGTCGGCGAGGTCGGCAACTCCGAGCACGAGCTCGTGAAGATCGGCAAGGCCGGCCGCAACCGCTGGAAGGGCGTGCGCCCCCAGACTCGCGGTGTGGCCATGAACCCCGTCGACCACCCGCTCGGCGGTGGTGAGGGCAAGACCTCCGGTGGCCGGCCACCTGTGTCGCCCTGGGGCAAGCCCGAGGGTCGCACCCGCAACAAGAAGAAGCCGTCTCAGCAACTCATCGTCCGCCGGCGCCGCGGCCGCGGCCAGCGGAGGTAG
- the rplW gene encoding 50S ribosomal protein L23, whose translation MRNPHDVILRPVVSEKSYGLLDANVYTFLVHPSASKPEIHDAVEHIFGVKVAKVNTLNRKGKARRNRRTGKLGKRPDTKRALVTLAEGHKIDLFEG comes from the coding sequence GTGAGGAACCCGCACGATGTCATCCTCCGCCCGGTGGTGAGCGAGAAGTCCTACGGGCTGCTCGACGCCAACGTGTACACGTTCTTGGTCCACCCGAGCGCCAGCAAGCCCGAGATCCACGACGCGGTCGAGCACATCTTCGGCGTGAAGGTCGCCAAGGTGAACACGCTCAACCGCAAGGGCAAGGCCCGTCGCAACCGGCGGACCGGCAAGCTCGGCAAGCGTCCTGACACCAAGCGAGCGCTGGTCACGCTCGCCGAGGGCCACAAGATCGACCTGTTCGAGGGATAG